Proteins encoded within one genomic window of Mycolicibacterium monacense:
- a CDS encoding TetR/AcrR family transcriptional regulator, which produces MKADPSVVDKVQTAGRPRDPRIDAAILRATADLLVEIGYSNLTMAAVAERAGTTKTALYRRWSSKAELVHEAAFPAAPTALDTPAGDIAADVRAMIGAARDVFTSPVVRAALPGLIADVADDADLNTRVMARFTDLFAAVRVRLEDAITRGEVHGDIEPDRLIEVIGGATMLRLLLLPGSDLDEAWVDQTAAIVTRGVMA; this is translated from the coding sequence ATGAAAGCAGACCCGTCTGTCGTTGACAAGGTCCAGACCGCCGGACGTCCCCGCGATCCGCGTATCGACGCTGCCATACTGCGGGCCACCGCGGATCTGCTTGTGGAAATCGGTTATTCGAATCTGACCATGGCCGCGGTGGCGGAACGGGCGGGCACCACGAAGACGGCGCTCTACCGCCGTTGGTCGAGCAAGGCCGAACTGGTGCACGAGGCGGCGTTCCCCGCCGCGCCGACGGCACTCGACACCCCCGCCGGCGACATCGCGGCCGACGTGCGGGCGATGATCGGCGCCGCCCGCGACGTCTTCACCAGCCCGGTGGTGCGGGCCGCCTTGCCGGGACTGATCGCCGACGTGGCCGACGACGCCGATCTCAACACGCGGGTGATGGCGCGGTTCACCGACTTGTTCGCCGCCGTGCGCGTCCGCCTCGAGGACGCGATCACCCGGGGGGAGGTCCACGGCGACATCGAACCGGACCGGCTGATCGAAGTCATCGGCGGCGCCACCATGTTGCGGCTGCTCCTGCTGCCCGGCAGCGACCTCGACGAGGCGTGGGTCGACCAGACCGCGGCCATCGTCACCCGGGGTGTGATGGCATAG